Proteins co-encoded in one Apodemus sylvaticus chromosome 6, mApoSyl1.1, whole genome shotgun sequence genomic window:
- the Ngb gene encoding neuroglobin: MCVDGAHASRVPSLRLFPDFPGRESMERLESELIRQSWRVVSRSPLEHGTVLFARLFALEPSLLPLFQYNGRQFSSPEDCLSSPEFLDHIRKVMLVIDAAVTKVEDLSSLQEYLTSLGRKHRAVGVRLSSFSTVGESLLYMLEKCLGPSFTPATRTAWSQLYGAVVQAMSRGWDGE; encoded by the exons ATGTGTGTAGACGGCGCCCACGCCTCGAGGGTCCCATCACTGCGTCTGTTCCCCGACTTTCCTGGAAGAGAGAGCATGGAGCGCCTGGAGTCAGAGCTGATCCGGCAGAGCTGGCGGGTGGTGAGTCGCAGTCCTCTGGAACATGGTACTGTGCTGTTTGCCAG GCTCTTCGCCCTGGAACCCAGCCTACTGCCTCTCTTCCAGTACAACGGCCGCCAGTTCTCCAGCCCTGAGGACTGTCTGTCCTCTCCAGAATTCCTGGACCACATTAGGAAG GTGATGCTAGTGATCGATGCTGCAGTGACCAAGGTGGAGGACCTGTCTTCACTGCAGGAGTACCTGACCAGCCTGGGCAGGAAGCATCGGGCAGTGGGAGTGAGGCTCAGCTCCTTCTCG ACAGTAGGTGAGTCCCTGCTCTACATGCTGGAGAAGTGCCTGGGTCCCAGCTTCACACCAGCTACAAGGACTGCCTGGAGCCAACTCTACGGAGCTGTGGTGCAGGCCATGAGCCGAGGCTGGGATGGGGAGTGA